The proteins below are encoded in one region of Amycolatopsis magusensis:
- the dprA gene encoding DNA-processing protein DprA produces the protein MTERRADPEIRLARSYLLRVAEPPAMALTAFIRVYGPVRAARLVREGECPEAVLAETSARRTLDRAKSDLAEAERNGARLVVPEDGEWPAWPLLPFDQVTQRGLRGFAPPIALWVRGDARLDEAVMSAVAVVGARAATGYGEHTATEIAYGLAQRQMPVFSGAAYGIDGAAHRGALAAGGVTAAVLGCGLDAGYPAGHAGLLKKIAETGLVISEYPFGTPPARHRFLVRNRLIAGLTEGTVVVEAGVRSGARNTATTAGVLGKVVMAVPGPIGSSMSAGCHQMIRESAATLVGSLADVIETVGKLDSSLAGRTPRPRRSTDGLGEEAMRVHGALELRAGRSAEQITTESGVPIHRVRAVLPELELDGLATRAEDGWRLTSRSRPVTPAGGGHQGQ, from the coding sequence ATGACCGAGAGACGCGCCGACCCGGAGATCCGGCTCGCGAGGTCGTATCTGTTGCGGGTGGCCGAACCACCCGCGATGGCGCTCACCGCGTTCATCCGTGTGTACGGGCCGGTTCGCGCGGCCAGACTGGTGCGCGAGGGCGAGTGTCCGGAGGCTGTGCTGGCCGAGACATCCGCCCGCCGGACACTCGATCGGGCGAAATCTGACCTGGCGGAGGCCGAGCGGAACGGGGCCCGGCTGGTCGTGCCGGAGGACGGCGAATGGCCTGCCTGGCCGTTGCTCCCGTTCGATCAGGTGACCCAGCGCGGCCTGCGCGGGTTCGCACCGCCGATCGCGCTGTGGGTCCGCGGCGACGCCAGGCTCGACGAAGCGGTCATGTCCGCGGTGGCGGTCGTCGGAGCGCGAGCGGCAACGGGCTATGGCGAGCACACCGCGACCGAGATCGCGTACGGCCTGGCTCAGCGCCAGATGCCGGTGTTTTCCGGGGCTGCGTACGGCATCGACGGTGCGGCGCACCGAGGCGCGCTCGCCGCCGGTGGGGTGACAGCGGCGGTGCTCGGCTGCGGCCTGGACGCCGGCTACCCGGCGGGCCACGCCGGGCTGCTCAAGAAGATCGCGGAGACCGGACTCGTGATCAGTGAATACCCCTTCGGCACACCGCCGGCGAGGCACCGATTCCTCGTACGCAACCGGCTGATCGCCGGACTCACCGAGGGCACGGTCGTCGTCGAGGCGGGTGTCCGCAGCGGGGCGCGCAACACGGCGACCACCGCCGGCGTGCTCGGCAAGGTGGTGATGGCGGTCCCGGGGCCGATCGGCTCGTCGATGTCGGCGGGCTGCCACCAGATGATCCGCGAGTCGGCCGCGACGCTGGTCGGTTCGCTGGCCGACGTGATCGAGACCGTCGGCAAGCTCGACTCGTCGTTGGCCGGCCGAACCCCGCGGCCACGCCGGTCCACCGACGGCCTCGGCGAGGAGGCCATGCGCGTCCATGGAGCGCTCGAACTCCGGGCGGGCAGGTCCGCCGAGCAGATCACCACCGAATCGGGTGTACCGATCCACCGGGTCCGTGCGGTGTTGCCGGAACTCGAACTCGACGGCCTGGCCACGCGGGCCGAAGACGGGTGGCGCCTCACCAGTCGATCACGCCCGGTGACACCCGCGGGAGGAGGCCACCAAGGTCAGTGA
- a CDS encoding YraN family protein, translating to MGTQARPSYEQRQRLGRRGEELAAAHLARAGLVILSRNWRCREGELDVVATDGRTLVVCEVKTRSGTGYGLPAEAVDPEKAARIRRLAGRWLEHFRVRWCPLRFDVIAIHHPPTGEPELTHIQGAF from the coding sequence ATGGGGACGCAGGCGCGGCCGTCATACGAACAACGACAACGACTGGGCCGCCGCGGCGAAGAGCTGGCGGCAGCGCACCTGGCCAGGGCGGGCCTGGTCATCCTGTCCAGGAACTGGCGCTGCCGCGAAGGCGAACTGGACGTGGTCGCCACCGACGGCCGCACCCTGGTCGTCTGCGAGGTCAAGACCCGCTCGGGCACCGGCTACGGCCTGCCCGCCGAAGCCGTGGACCCGGAGAAGGCCGCCCGCATCCGCCGCCTGGCAGGCCGCTGGCTCGAGCACTTCCGCGTGCGCTGGTGCCCCCTGCGCTTCGACGTCATCGCCATCCACCACCCACCCACCGGCGAACCGGAGCTCACCCACATCCAGGGAGCCTTCTAA
- a CDS encoding FliA/WhiG family RNA polymerase sigma factor, with translation MTGPTPVPADRGGGGGTAFPPPGEPPDRTTQHEHGDRPESAVEDGNLPGDAARSQRDSETSAAKGSPVTATETSPSETGDVEAGINALWRQFARAPEQRLRDRLVLHYAPLVKYVAGRVGTGLPTHVDVGDLVQSGIFGLVDAIEKFEPERGLRFETYAMQRIRGAILDDLRSQDWVPRVVRSRAREAERAMERLGARLNRTPTDAELAAELEISVDDLRDLYGQLQLTSVVALEDLVAVGKDSGSLVDTLPDDDAVDPVAVLVDQDNRRQLAEAIAQLTERDRIVVSLYYFESLTLAEIGKVLGVTESRVSQLHTRAVLRLRAKLVEQAGV, from the coding sequence ATGACCGGACCCACCCCCGTGCCCGCTGATCGCGGGGGCGGCGGGGGGACAGCCTTCCCGCCACCCGGCGAACCGCCCGACCGAACCACCCAGCACGAGCACGGAGACCGACCTGAGAGTGCAGTTGAAGACGGCAATTTGCCCGGTGACGCAGCGCGTTCTCAGCGGGACTCTGAGACATCCGCAGCGAAGGGCAGTCCCGTGACCGCCACCGAGACCAGCCCGAGCGAGACCGGTGACGTGGAGGCGGGCATCAACGCGTTGTGGCGGCAGTTCGCCCGAGCGCCCGAGCAGCGCCTCCGCGATCGGCTGGTGCTGCACTACGCGCCGCTGGTGAAGTACGTCGCCGGCCGCGTCGGCACCGGCCTGCCCACCCACGTCGACGTCGGCGACCTGGTGCAGTCCGGCATCTTCGGCCTGGTCGACGCCATCGAGAAGTTCGAGCCGGAGCGCGGGCTGCGCTTCGAGACCTACGCCATGCAGCGCATCCGTGGTGCGATCCTGGACGACCTCCGTTCTCAGGACTGGGTTCCCCGGGTGGTCCGCAGCCGGGCCCGGGAAGCCGAGCGTGCGATGGAACGCCTCGGCGCCCGCCTCAACCGCACCCCGACCGACGCCGAACTGGCGGCCGAGCTCGAGATCAGCGTCGACGACCTGCGCGACCTCTACGGCCAGCTCCAGCTCACCAGCGTGGTCGCGCTGGAAGACCTCGTCGCGGTGGGCAAGGACAGCGGCTCGCTGGTCGACACCCTGCCCGACGACGACGCCGTCGACCCGGTGGCCGTGCTCGTCGACCAGGACAACCGCCGCCAGCTGGCCGAGGCGATCGCCCAGCTGACCGAACGCGACCGGATCGTGGTGAGCCTCTACTACTTCGAGAGCCTCACCCTCGCCGAGATCGGCAAGGTGCTCGGCGTGACCGAGTCGCGGGTCAGCCAGCTGCACACCCGGGCGGTGCTCCGCCTGCGCGCCAAGCTCGTCGAGCAGGCCGGTGTCTGA
- a CDS encoding DUF2469 domain-containing protein gives MSAEDLEKYETEMELSLYREYRDIVSQFAYVVETERRFYLANAVDVQVRDGGGEVYFEVRMSDAWVWDMYRPARFVKHVRVITFKDVNVEELDKPDLRLPEGGPFSG, from the coding sequence ATGAGTGCCGAGGATCTCGAGAAATACGAGACCGAGATGGAGCTGTCGCTGTACCGGGAGTACCGCGACATCGTCAGCCAGTTCGCGTATGTGGTGGAGACCGAACGGCGGTTCTACCTGGCCAACGCGGTGGACGTGCAGGTCCGCGACGGTGGTGGTGAGGTCTATTTCGAGGTGCGGATGTCCGACGCCTGGGTCTGGGACATGTACCGCCCCGCCCGGTTCGTCAAGCACGTCCGCGTGATCACCTTCAAGGACGTCAACGTCGAGGAGCTGGACAAGCCCGACCTGCGCCTGCCGGAAGGCGGTCCCTTCTCCGGCTGA
- a CDS encoding ribonuclease HII translates to MTGLKPPRAVIRGESSWGLQAALERRGLGPVAGVDEAGRGACAGPLVVAACVLKPGDGARLTELTDSKLLTAAARERVYERVLARAVDYAVVVIPTEEVDARGIHVTNVEGMRRAVSHLRTAPGYVLTDGFGVPGMPAPSLPVIKGDRVVACVAAASVLAKVTRDRIMGDLHDEYPVYGFDVHKGYTTTEHGAALTEHGPSAVHRWSYTNVAVAAAVHRREPPHRVLLTAAALHATAAPVRALDDGLGQNGLFAADWHVNSQGGARIS, encoded by the coding sequence GTGACAGGGCTGAAGCCGCCACGCGCGGTCATCCGCGGGGAGAGTTCGTGGGGGCTGCAGGCCGCGCTGGAACGGCGTGGCCTCGGCCCGGTCGCCGGGGTGGACGAGGCCGGGCGGGGCGCCTGCGCCGGTCCGCTGGTGGTCGCCGCCTGTGTGCTCAAACCCGGTGACGGCGCCCGGCTGACCGAGCTGACCGACTCGAAACTGCTCACCGCGGCCGCCCGCGAGCGGGTCTACGAACGCGTGCTGGCCAGGGCGGTCGACTATGCGGTGGTGGTCATCCCCACCGAGGAGGTCGACGCCCGCGGCATCCACGTGACCAACGTCGAGGGCATGCGGCGCGCCGTGTCCCACCTGCGGACCGCGCCCGGCTACGTGCTGACCGACGGCTTCGGGGTGCCCGGCATGCCGGCGCCGAGCCTGCCGGTGATCAAGGGGGACCGCGTGGTCGCCTGCGTCGCGGCCGCGTCCGTGCTGGCCAAGGTGACCAGGGACCGGATCATGGGGGATCTGCACGACGAGTACCCGGTGTACGGCTTCGACGTGCACAAGGGGTACACCACCACCGAGCACGGCGCCGCGCTGACCGAGCACGGACCCAGCGCGGTGCACCGGTGGTCCTACACCAACGTGGCCGTCGCGGCCGCGGTCCACCGGCGCGAGCCACCCCATCGGGTGCTGCTCACCGCGGCGGCTTTGCACGCCACGGCGGCGCCGGTGCGTGCCCTGGATGACGGTCTGGGTCAGAATGGACTCTTCGCCGCCGACTGGCACGTGAACTCGCAAGGAGGGGCCCGGATTTCATGA
- a CDS encoding tyrosine recombinase XerC, giving the protein MVRLRAALPGNARELVGEYERHLELERGLSAHTVRAYVGDVVSLLGYLHGVGNADDGAEDGGEAAAEDVAALAGLDVGELRAWLAEQHQAGVSRTTLSRRAAAARTFTAWAHRVGKLEQDPGSRLVAPRPHRTLPGVLRPEQAEQVMSASSAGAAERDPVALRDHALLELLYATGIRVSELCGLDVGDVEFDRRVVRVLGKGGKERTVPFGVPAEKALRSWLDEGRPVLVERANGAAAKALFLGVRGGRLDPRSVRRVVHDGVGSVPGAVDMGPHGLRHSAATHLLEGGADLRSVQELLGHATLATTQLYTHVTVERLKAIHDRTHPRAR; this is encoded by the coding sequence CTGGTGCGCCTGCGGGCCGCGTTGCCCGGAAACGCTCGTGAACTGGTCGGCGAGTACGAGCGGCACCTGGAGTTGGAGCGCGGGCTTTCGGCCCACACGGTCCGGGCGTATGTGGGCGACGTGGTTTCGTTGCTCGGCTACCTGCACGGGGTCGGGAACGCGGACGACGGCGCCGAGGACGGCGGCGAAGCGGCGGCCGAGGACGTGGCGGCGCTGGCCGGGCTGGACGTGGGGGAGTTGCGGGCCTGGCTGGCCGAACAGCACCAGGCCGGGGTCAGCCGGACCACGTTGTCCCGGCGGGCCGCGGCGGCGCGGACGTTCACGGCGTGGGCCCATCGCGTCGGCAAGCTCGAGCAGGATCCGGGCAGCCGGCTGGTGGCACCACGGCCGCATCGGACCTTGCCCGGGGTGCTCCGGCCGGAGCAGGCGGAGCAGGTGATGAGCGCGTCGAGCGCGGGGGCGGCCGAACGCGATCCGGTTGCGCTGCGTGACCACGCTTTGCTCGAACTGCTGTATGCCACGGGCATTCGGGTGTCCGAGTTGTGTGGGCTCGACGTGGGCGATGTGGAGTTCGACCGCCGGGTGGTCCGGGTGCTCGGGAAGGGTGGCAAGGAGCGGACCGTGCCGTTCGGCGTGCCCGCCGAGAAGGCACTCCGGTCCTGGCTGGACGAAGGGCGTCCGGTGCTGGTGGAGCGGGCGAACGGGGCTGCGGCGAAGGCGCTTTTCCTCGGCGTCCGAGGCGGCCGGCTGGACCCCCGCTCGGTTCGCCGGGTGGTCCACGACGGGGTCGGCTCGGTGCCCGGCGCGGTGGACATGGGGCCGCACGGCCTCCGCCATTCGGCTGCCACACACCTGCTGGAGGGTGGTGCTGACCTTCGCAGCGTTCAGGAACTACTCGGTCACGCTACGCTTGCCACCACTCAGCTTTACACTCACGTCACCGTCGAGCGGCTGAAGGCGATCCATGACCGGACCCACCCCCGTGCCCGCTGA
- a CDS encoding YifB family Mg chelatase-like AAA ATPase encodes MPLARSWSVALLGIDGRVVEVEADIGAGLPGMKLVGLPDPGLKEAKDRVRAAVRNSGQKWPEQHVTLGLSPANLPKLGSGYDLSIAAAVLAASGAVSGSKLLGTVLLGELALDGRIRPVPGVLPALLAARREGLKRAVVPIDSMFEAALVHDMEVLGAGRLRDLLAWMDDIESLPRPEPADEIPPPSVADLADVIGQPEARWALEVAAAGGHHLLLVGPPGVGKTMLARRLPGLLPELSREESLEVTAVHSIEGKLSRSSPLIRIPPFADPHHSISLAALIGGGADIAKPGMISRAHRGVLFLDEVCEFGGERLESLRTVLEDGEVRLARRKGVVCYPARFQLVLATNPCPCAPPREADCTCSPSVRRRYFGRLSGPLLDRIDLTVRLRPLTAMHAHTHEFDEPEPTARVRDRVLHARDRAAKRWAEHGWRTNAEVPGPVLRREYALPRETTALLDRSLNMGAVTARGVDRCLRVAWTLSDLAEVDRPEADHVAAALGFRDRRAA; translated from the coding sequence ATGCCGCTGGCACGCAGTTGGTCGGTGGCCCTGCTCGGCATCGATGGCCGGGTGGTCGAAGTCGAGGCCGACATCGGGGCCGGGCTGCCCGGCATGAAACTGGTCGGCCTGCCCGACCCGGGGTTGAAGGAGGCCAAGGACCGAGTCCGCGCGGCAGTGCGCAACTCCGGTCAGAAGTGGCCCGAACAGCACGTCACCCTCGGCCTCTCGCCCGCGAACCTCCCGAAGCTCGGCTCCGGCTACGACCTCAGCATCGCCGCCGCGGTGCTTGCCGCCAGTGGCGCGGTGTCCGGCAGCAAGCTGCTCGGCACGGTGTTGCTGGGTGAACTCGCGCTCGACGGCCGGATCCGTCCGGTGCCCGGCGTGCTGCCCGCGTTGCTCGCCGCCCGCAGGGAAGGGCTCAAGCGAGCGGTGGTGCCCATCGACTCGATGTTCGAAGCGGCGCTCGTGCACGACATGGAGGTCCTCGGCGCCGGCCGCCTTCGCGATCTGCTCGCCTGGATGGATGACATCGAGAGCCTTCCCCGCCCCGAACCGGCCGACGAGATCCCACCGCCGTCCGTGGCCGACCTCGCCGACGTGATCGGCCAGCCGGAAGCACGCTGGGCACTGGAGGTCGCCGCGGCAGGCGGTCATCACCTGCTGCTCGTCGGACCACCCGGCGTCGGGAAGACCATGCTCGCCCGGAGATTGCCGGGCCTGCTCCCGGAACTGTCCCGCGAGGAATCGCTCGAAGTCACCGCCGTGCATTCGATCGAGGGCAAGCTGTCCCGATCGTCCCCGCTCATCCGGATCCCGCCGTTCGCCGATCCACACCACAGCATCTCGCTCGCCGCACTGATCGGCGGCGGGGCTGACATCGCCAAGCCCGGCATGATCAGCCGCGCGCACCGAGGCGTCCTCTTCTTGGACGAAGTCTGCGAATTCGGCGGAGAGCGCCTCGAATCCCTGCGCACAGTCCTCGAAGACGGCGAAGTCCGGCTCGCCCGGCGGAAGGGCGTCGTCTGCTATCCCGCCCGCTTCCAATTGGTGCTGGCGACAAATCCCTGCCCTTGCGCGCCACCGCGAGAAGCCGACTGCACGTGCTCACCGTCCGTCCGGCGCCGCTATTTCGGTCGGCTCTCCGGGCCTTTGCTCGACCGCATCGATCTCACCGTCCGCCTGCGCCCGCTGACAGCCATGCACGCTCACACGCACGAATTCGACGAGCCGGAACCGACCGCGAGGGTGCGCGATCGCGTACTCCACGCGAGGGATCGCGCGGCCAAGCGCTGGGCCGAACACGGCTGGCGCACCAACGCGGAGGTGCCGGGGCCGGTACTCCGCCGCGAATACGCTTTGCCACGCGAGACGACCGCCCTTCTCGACCGGAGCCTGAACATGGGCGCGGTCACCGCTCGCGGCGTGGACCGCTGTCTCCGCGTCGCATGGACGTTGAGCGATTTGGCGGAGGTCGATCGCCCCGAGGCGGACCATGTGGCTGCCGCGCTCGGCTTTCGTGATCGGCGGGCGGCATGA